One Ignavibacterium sp. DNA segment encodes these proteins:
- a CDS encoding thioredoxin family protein, with product MPDNKLKINSFLPQFNLTGTDGKIYSSEDFADKNILVVVFSCNHCPYVQAYEGRMIDLQNEFKDKGVQIVAINSNDDYKYPEDSFDEMKKRADEKHFNFPYLRDETQEIAKAFGASHTPQIFLFNTERRLKYEGKIDDNWQEPDKVQNHYLRDAISEVLYEKEVSVPETFSIGCTIKWK from the coding sequence ATGCCTGATAACAAATTGAAAATAAATTCTTTTTTACCGCAGTTCAATTTAACCGGTACAGATGGAAAAATTTATTCATCTGAGGACTTTGCTGATAAAAATATTTTGGTTGTTGTGTTTAGCTGTAATCATTGCCCTTATGTGCAGGCTTATGAAGGACGAATGATAGATCTACAAAATGAATTCAAAGATAAAGGGGTTCAGATTGTTGCAATCAATTCAAATGATGATTATAAATATCCTGAAGACTCATTTGATGAGATGAAAAAGCGGGCTGATGAAAAACATTTTAACTTCCCTTATCTAAGAGATGAAACTCAGGAAATTGCTAAAGCATTCGGTGCATCACATACTCCGCAGATCTTTCTTTTTAATACCGAAAGGAGATTAAAATACGAAGGAAAGATTGATGATAATTGGCAGGAACCGGACAAAGTTCAGAATCATTATTTGCGTGATGCAATATCAGAGGTACTTTATGAAAAAGAGGTATCTGTTCCTGAAACCTTTTCAATCGGATGTACAATTAAATGGAAGTAA